From Nocardioides faecalis:
CCGCACCGAGGGCATCTTCACCGAGACCGCCGGCGGCACCACCGTCGCGGTGACCCGCAAGCTCGTGGAGACCGGCCAGCTCGACCCCGAGCTCGAGACCGTCGTGATCAACACCGGGCACGGCCTCAAGACCCTCGACGCCGTCTCCGGCGCCGTCGGCGCCGCGGCGACCATCGCGCCGACGTACGCCGCCTTCAAGGCCATCGGCCTCGTCTGAGCACCACCACCGAAGCGAAGGAACAACCATGGCAGTCAGCGTCCGGATCCCGACCATCCTGCGCACCTACACCGGTGGCGACTCCGAGGTCAGCGCCACCGGCGCCACCGTCGCCGAGATCCTGGACGACCTGGACAGCCGGTTCCCCGGCGTGAAGGGCCGCATCGTCGACGAGGACGGCAAGCTGCGCCGCTTCGTCAACGTCTACGTCAACAACGACGACGTGCGCTTCGAGCAGGACCTGGCCACCCCGACCCCGGACGGCGCCGAGGTCTCCGTGATCCCCGCCGTCGCCGGCGGCTGCTGAGCCTTCCGCGAGCCCGTACGACGAGCGCGGGCCCGGGGACGACACCCCGGGCCCGCGCTCGGTCGCGTTCAGGCGTCGAGCAGCTGGGAAGCCAGCTCCGCGGTCGCCCGATAGTCGACCTT
This genomic window contains:
- a CDS encoding ubiquitin-like small modifier protein 1, with translation MAVSVRIPTILRTYTGGDSEVSATGATVAEILDDLDSRFPGVKGRIVDEDGKLRRFVNVYVNNDDVRFEQDLATPTPDGAEVSVIPAVAGGC